Sequence from the Miscanthus floridulus cultivar M001 chromosome 16, ASM1932011v1, whole genome shotgun sequence genome:
tgtggtagaaccgcctaatctaatgcctcccaggagtacttgtcttccattagacactaagtactcaagagaggatactaaactacgtagttctgtcgagcacaccccaagggagaactcaaaaatccacatttttctatcaggatcataaatcagagaataaagcttacaacattcttaacccatttcttatatcactttattacagtaatagaatattacctcaattgattataacagcggaatataacaatgttattagagttatagaggaagcaaagattaatttaatgacatggtggagtattttttatacaagagatgctagcagattttacatcttttcttataaaaacctttagtgagggttataaataaacactatggtcgtagcatgaaaggaaacctctctgagcccactagaagatttccacacacaagagtcagctctaagtatcctccgatcacctacaacagggggaataaaaccctgagtactcgattgtacgcagcaagacttaccccacaggaggaaaataaaagactccaaggatatgaaaggctatctggcttgtgggttattgcatctgcaggaagcattactaaacgtgcgtccttatattcaattttatcagcagtcattattagttcattaactaatcattctacgtaagcacctatgctactttcaagcaggtggtgagcaatcagaaccattttaccatctttcatagttccagttcttactatagtgctagactatagccaagtcataccgtcccACAGaaacggtgattcgtgaatcaatgtatcccagctaggtaccctaaaacacatgccttacttgtaccccaagcacaaataagaccaacccattccactcctatcgaggggtctaggtccccgtccaaacttggactctaggcccccacacttgagacccggtctcaacgtggtacttagacctccacctttccccacctccaatcagttggtccagaaagagctggaacccatgatAGGAGCGTAACAAGCATTTtcgctcccataagtaagtatgtgctcaggataataagtctatgacctaactaccatccacagcaatagaCGGTCCTCAACCGACATAGGCGGAGCAAATGTAattcgagcctcgctcgaatgcctaaccaagtctagatccaaagtaccattccgcccggtctccaattatccttcatatatattccatgtgatagtaatataataacaacaataatatattttctatctctcgcgagtgacaggtaatcactcgacttctactggatcctataacatagcaatctatatgatcctaacatactagtaggactcataggataaggatatatatagagaaaattccttatttgacactaaaAAAACTTGTTGTTCCTAATTTAACACCCAAAGTTGAAATGTTCCTTATCCGACCTCGGCTGAAATTTATGTTCCCAAAATGACACTACCGTCACTTTGGACCTACTGTATGGTTAACTGACGTGTAGGGCCAACTGTTAAAAGACTAATATGCCCCTGGCTCACACAGAAAGAGAGAAGAAAAGGGGATAGGGCTTCAAATCTCATCGGGTTTGGCTTCGTCCGCATTGgatggacgacggcggcggcggagcatcAGAGGCCGACACGGGCGGGGCTGGAGCCGCATGCGAGGCCGGGGCGGGCTCCCTACGCGAGCCCAGCACGGCCAGGGCGGGCGCCGCCGTTAGCAGGGCCGGGGCAGGCTCCCCGCGCGACGCCAGCACGGCCACGGGTGGGGCGGCCTGCACTGCGGCCGGCTGTACAGGGTGAGTTCGTTGCCTTCCATCTTCTTGTGCACTGCTTGCCGAAGATGTTGAGCATGTCAGCGGATGCAGCTTAGCTTCCTTCTCCTGTAGTAGTATCTGCTATGCGTACAAGGTGCTCGATCAAATGTCATAGCCTTGCATGTATTTTACCATTCAATTGCTAAGATTTGCTTGCACAGTCTGACTATAAGTGAAGTAATTTTCATATGAAAAATTATTTAGCTGGTTTAAAAGAGATTGATTTATAAGGAAATGTCGTGCACATATGCTGATATTTCTAAAAAAGACACGGAATGTTGCCCATGTATTAGTAGGTCCCTTGTCCTTGCATGAGTTCCATCCAATTAGCAGTTTAGGAGTACACAGACCGCCTGTACATAGATAGTTGAAATCTGATGCATGCTGCTATTGTTGTGAAATATCAGGCTGGATACAAATACCAGTTATTTGCTGAAAATCAAATTGCTTGGCAATCGCAAAAAGGCTAGAAAGGATGTCAAATGTTTTAGTTTTGATATGGTTGTCGATTCGGACTTGTCAAATTATATGGATTTCATTGAGTCAATTGTAGACAAGTATCCACCAGGTTATTTGGAAGTTGCTCATATTCAGTACTATGATCATGTTCTGAAAACTTTTCCAAAAGTAAATTCAGACCAAGATTTGATGTACATGTTTGATATGCACAATAAGGAGAAGGTTGTAGACATGTTTATTATTTATTGTGATCCCTCTGAAACATTTGAGCCTATCACTGAATGGGATTTTGATGGGGAAGAGCAACCTGACAGCAACAGGGTCCAAGCTGATGATGATTATCTAAGAAATCCAAATCCAATGAATGAACATGTCGGTGTTGATGAGGAGACAATTTACATGCAAAATGAACCTATCAATGCTCTAAGTGTGGTTGGGTGTTCTGATAGAGGGAAGGAAAAGGTTGTGGCTAAGGATGAAGATGATTTCGAGGATGACTCGGAATCTGACTTACAGTGTGACATTGATTTGGAGGATGACTCAGAGGTTGAAGTAGAGCCTGAGCAGGGATATGAAGAAGTAAATCATCACCCAATTGTTGATTATGATGAAGAAGATCCTCCTATGGAACCAGGCTCTACTTATCCTAATATGGCCGAGTTCAAGTTGGCTCTTTGTCAGCATGCAATCAAACATGAATTTGAATTCGCCACAGAGAAGAGTTCAAAGCAGAGGTTTAGGGGTTACTGTTCAAGGAAGGTCTTGGATAACTGTCCATGGAAAATACATGCTTCTACAACAGTAGACAAAGTGACTGTAGTGGTAAGTATTGGAGATCTCATTATGTTATTCTCATTATTCTTCATTTTGTCCATTATATACTTGCTATGTGTGTCTAACTAATAATGTATGCTGCTGTTTTGTAGGTCAAGAAGAACAACTTTAAGCATGATTGCTCTAGCACTAGAAGGAAAAAGAAGGTGAAGAATGGAACTAAACATTGGGTATGCAAGAAGGTGAAGGACTTTTTAATAGAAGATGCTACTTTAGGAGCAAGAGAACTGCAAAAGAAGATTAAGGAACATCACAAAGTGCATATTCACTACAAGAGAGTATATTATGGCCAGAAGTTAGCATTGCAACAATTATATGGTGATTGGGACAGCAGCTTCAACAAATTGTTTAGGTTCAAGGCACAAGTGGAGAACTCTTGCCCTGGTAGCTTAGTAATCATTGATCACTACACAATAAATGAGAAAATCAGATTTAGGAGATTCTTCTTTGCATTGAAACCTTGCATAGATGGCTTTCTTAATGGTTGCAGACCTTACTTGGCAGTGGACAGTACGTTCTTGACAGGCAGGTTCAAGGGGCAATTGGCAAGTGCTAATGCAGTTGATGGCCACAATTGGTTGTATCCAGTTTGTGTTGGTGTTTTTGATTCAGAAACTAATGAAAATTGGATCTGGTTCATGAGTAAGCTCAGGGAGGCTATTGGGTCACCAAGGGGATTAGCAATAAGCACAGATGCAGGGCAGGCAGTGATGGCAGGGGTTGCTGAAGTGTTCCCTCAAGCAGAGCATAGGGAGTGCATGTTCCACTTGGTTAGCAATTTCAAGAAGAAGTATCATGGGAAGGTTTTTGATGACCACCTTTGGGCAGCAGCTTACTCATGGAACACATACTTGTTTGAGAAACATTGGACTAAAATGGAGAAAGCAAAGCCTGCTGCAACAAATTACCTAAGAAAGTGTCACAAGAAGTTGTGGACAAGAAGTCAATTCAGAACCATTTGTAAAGTTGACTATGTGACCAACAACTTGGCTGAGTCCTTCAACAATTGGATTAAGGACCTTAAGGCTATGAATCTCGATGATTTCATGGACAAGCTTAGACAATTACTTATGGTGAAGTGGAACCAAAGAAGGAAAATTGGGAAGAAATTAGATGGCTTGATTTTGCCTCACATAATTAAGATGTTGAATGAGAAAAGCAGAGAATTGACCTTGCAAGTATCAGAGTGCTCAGAAGATGTGGCTGAAGTGACAGCATTTGGTGGTAGTGGCTTTCGGTTTGTGGTGAATTTGGTTGACAGGACATGTTCTTGTAGACAATGGGATGTATCTGGCATTCCTTGCAAACATGCACTAGCATTTATTACCTCACTTACTAATGAACCTattgagaaacatgttgatttgtactACTCCATTGAGAAGTTTAGAGCAGCTTATAGTGCACTAATCCCTGCTTTGCCTGACAAGTCTCAATGGCCTAAATCTGAGCATGAATTTTTCATGCATCCACCACTGCTGAAAGCTGTTGCTGGTAGGCCTAAAACTGAGAGGCACAAAGGCTGTAGTGACAATAAAAGGAAGAAAGGGCAGCACCAATGCCCTATATGTAAAGACTATGGCCACCATTGGCACAACTGCAAAAAGGGAAGCAAAGAAGACATAGAAGCAATGAAAGCTGTGAGGTACGTGCCAATGTTTCATGTTCCATTCATGCATAGTTTGTACAATCAATAAATGTTTAATTTGTAATTTCTTATGTAGAGGACCaccaaaaaagagaaaaaatgcaATTGTATCTGATCAAAGTTCCATTATGGCATTGGAAGATGAAGCTCCAGCAGCTTCTATGTCCTTTCCACCAAGGTTTCCTCATCTCTCATTGTTCTGAATTTATATTGCATCGCATGGTGACTCATTATAGTCCTTCACACTTCTGTAGTCAAAATTTGGAGGCTACAACTACTAAAAAGAGAAAACATGCTGACTTGTGTTCTGAAGCTTCAAAAAGGTACTTCTAAATCTGAAAGCTCATGTTGAACTCTAAGTATAATATACTAATTCTGATTTTTAGTAGCCAAAGCATGGAAATTTCAAGTAACAAAAAGGGAAAACTTGGTAACTCGAACTCTGCAGGCTCCAAAAGGTAGCTGTAATAAGTCTGGACTTCTTTTGCATAGCACTTTTACATATGTTCTTTAAATAATTGTTGATATACATGAACATGTATAGGTCACGAAGTGGCTCCAATCAGCCCGAGGGACTTTCAATTGGCGAACCTGAAGGTGTTAAGAAGGGGAAGGGCAAAATGAAGAAGGTAATTTCTAAAAAGACTCCAAAAAAGAAGTTGGTACTTGATAGCCCTGCAATGGGCACAAGGAGCAAAATGGTTCAGCCCGCAAGTCCTGCAATGAGCACAAGGAGTAAAAGAAGACTGAGTTTGTGAATCTGAGAAGCTGAAATGCCATGTCTTTTGGTTTGGATGTGAACCTGTATGTCTCAATATTTATGTGAAGAGAACCGTGCATATGAACCTCATATTTATGTTGTTTGGATGTGAACCCGGATGGTTTGTGAATCTGAATGTTGATCTCATGTTATTGTGGATGTTCTTTCAACTTTGTTTGCCTTATTATCATGGTGCAAATAATTGCTGCAAAAATTTATCTATGCACTCTGTCCAAATAATTGGTGCAGAAATTGTCCAAAAAAAAGGTGCACAAATGGCCTAAAAATGCTGCAAAaattgtcaaaaaaaaacaccaaATCATTTTTGTACTCTAGGAACAGCAaccatgttaaattaaaaaaaagATGGCGTTAAAACACCTCCGTGCCGGCCAACAATAATTCCTATACAAGAGAGAAGGTGTCCGGACTAAAAAGCTGAAGGAGGGGCAAAATCATCTTTTTGCGTCTCAGTTAACACCGTTACATGGCCATTCTGACAGTAGTGCCATTCTGGGAACGTAAATTTCAGCCGAGGTCGGATAAGGAACATTTCAACTTTAGGTGTTAAATTGGGAACAACAAGTTTtttcagtgtcaaataaggaattttcTCATATATATATGCCAGCGAGTGAGCAAGAGAAGCTTACAGCGAGCTTGCCCGTGGTGACGGTTTGGTTAGAGGCAGTCCGAACAGTGCTGGCCACATAGGACCGAGCGGGGCGGCGGCGCTCTGCGATGGACACTGGCGCGTCACCCCACCGATGACGAGCACCCTA
This genomic interval carries:
- the LOC136513901 gene encoding uncharacterized protein isoform X2, which gives rise to MDDGGGGASEADTGGAGAACEAGAGSLREPSTARAGAAVSRAGAGSPRDASTATGGAACTAAGCTGLDTNTSYLLKIKLLGNRKKARKDVKCFSFDMVVDSDLSNYMDFIESIVDKYPPGYLEVAHIQYYDHVLKTFPKVNSDQDLMYMFDMHNKEKVVDMFIIYCDPSETFEPITEWDFDGEEQPDSNRVQADDDYLRNPNPMNEHVGVDEETIYMQNEPINALSVVGCSDRGKEKVVAKDEDDFEDDSESDLQCDIDLEDDSEVEVEPEQGYEEVNHHPIVDYDEEDPPMEPGSTYPNMAEFKLALCQHAIKHEFEFATEKSSKQRFRGYCSRKVLDNCPWKIHASTTVDKVTVVVKKNNFKHDCSSTRRKKKVKNGTKHWVCKKVKDFLIEDATLGARELQKKIKEHHKVHIHYKRVYYGQKLALQQLYGDWDSSFNKLFRFKAQVENSCPGSLVIIDHYTINEKIRFRRFFFALKPCIDGFLNGCRPYLAVDSTFLTGRFKGQLASANAVDGHNWLYPVCVGVFDSETNENWIWFMSKLREAIGSPRGLAISTDAGQAVMAGVAEVFPQAEHRECMFHLVSNFKKKYHGKVFDDHLWAAAYSWNTYLFEKHWTKMEKAKPAATNYLRKCHKKLWTRSQFRTICKVDYVTNNLAESFNNWIKDLKAMNLDDFMDKLRQLLMVKWNQRRKIGKKLDGLILPHIIKMLNEKSRELTLQVSECSEDVAEVTAFGGSGFRFVVNLVDRTCSCRQWDVSGIPCKHALAFITSLTNEPIEKHVDLYYSIEKFRAAYSALIPALPDKSQWPKSEHEFFMHPPLLKAVAGRPKTERHKGCSDNKRKKGQHQCPICKDYGHHWHNCKKGSKEDIEAMKAVRGPPKKRKNAIVSDQSSIMALEDEAPAASMSFPPSQNLEATTTKKRKHADLCSEASKSQSMEISSNKKGKLGNSNSAGSKRSRSGSNQPEGLSIGEPEGVKKGKGKMKKVISKKTPKKKLVLDSPAMGTRSKMVQPASPAMSTRSKRRLSL
- the LOC136513901 gene encoding uncharacterized protein isoform X1, which gives rise to MDDGGGGASEADTGGAGAACEAGAGSLREPSTARAGAAVSRAGAGSPRDASTATGGAACTAAGCTGLDTNTSYLLKIKLLGNRKKARKDVKCFSFDMVVDSDLSNYMDFIESIVDKYPPGYLEVAHIQYYDHVLKTFPKVNSDQDLMYMFDMHNKEKVVDMFIIYCDPSETFEPITEWDFDGEEQPDSNRVQADDDYLRNPNPMNEHVGVDEETIYMQNEPINALSVVGCSDRGKEKVVAKDEDDFEDDSESDLQCDIDLEDDSEVEVEPEQGYEEVNHHPIVDYDEEDPPMEPGSTYPNMAEFKLALCQHAIKHEFEFATEKSSKQRFRGYCSRKVLDNCPWKIHASTTVDKVTVVVKKNNFKHDCSSTRRKKKVKNGTKHWVCKKVKDFLIEDATLGARELQKKIKEHHKVHIHYKRVYYGQKLALQQLYGDWDSSFNKLFRFKAQVENSCPGSLVIIDHYTINEKIRFRRFFFALKPCIDGFLNGCRPYLAVDSTFLTGRFKGQLASANAVDGHNWLYPVCVGVFDSETNENWIWFMSKLREAIGSPRGLAISTDAGQAVMAGVAEVFPQAEHRECMFHLVSNFKKKYHGKVFDDHLWAAAYSWNTYLFEKHWTKMEKAKPAATNYLRKCHKKLWTRSQFRTICKVDYVTNNLAESFNNWIKDLKAMNLDDFMDKLRQLLMVKWNQRRKIGKKLDGLILPHIIKMLNEKSRELTLQVSECSEDVAEVTAFGGSGFRFVVNLVDRTCSCRQWDVSGIPCKHALAFITSLTNEPIEKHVDLYYSIEKFRAAYSALIPALPDKSQWPKSEHEFFMHPPLLKAVAGRPKTERHKGCSDNKRKKGQHQCPICKDYGHHWHNCKKGSKEDIEAMKAVRGPPKKRKNAIVSDQSSIMALEDEAPAASMSFPPSQNLEATTTKKRKHADLCSEASKSSQSMEISSNKKGKLGNSNSAGSKRSRSGSNQPEGLSIGEPEGVKKGKGKMKKVISKKTPKKKLVLDSPAMGTRSKMVQPASPAMSTRSKRRLSL